One genomic window of Bacillota bacterium includes the following:
- a CDS encoding TAXI family TRAP transporter solute-binding subunit: MGKAKRNGVLLVTCILITAMALGAGCTPKMELQAPGENAEVEIPKRVLAVGSASSGSLYVTYTAAWADMLMKNIEGLNVTVEPGGSSQNMQTVHSGDTDFGITATLQTYPGYYGIGWANGAKYQNVCSLFPSYSYEGVFFTKASNRDINSIKDLDGKIISFGYAGGGSDFTGRELMEFFGIKPKEIVNASWTDVGGMLGDGLVDAIFYLAGHPASFIQELEMQHELKFFGLTDDEFKQFQEEKPYYNVGTLKSGTYKGMTDDYKALQGWNFIIVSPELSEDFVYLITKTTWENVEAIHNAHVSFVQTDLENVKYMNLPLHPGAKKYYEEKNVELPQLPSPPKN, encoded by the coding sequence ATGGGTAAGGCCAAAAGGAACGGAGTTTTATTGGTAACCTGTATTCTAATTACAGCTATGGCTTTGGGAGCGGGTTGTACCCCAAAAATGGAACTTCAAGCTCCTGGAGAAAATGCCGAGGTAGAAATTCCCAAAAGAGTACTGGCGGTAGGAAGCGCATCTTCCGGAAGTTTGTATGTTACCTATACTGCAGCATGGGCGGACATGCTTATGAAGAACATCGAGGGGCTTAATGTAACTGTAGAGCCGGGCGGATCATCACAAAACATGCAAACTGTACATTCAGGGGATACTGATTTTGGCATTACGGCTACACTGCAAACATACCCAGGCTATTATGGAATTGGATGGGCAAATGGCGCTAAATATCAAAACGTTTGCTCGTTATTCCCTTCTTATTCCTATGAAGGAGTTTTTTTCACTAAGGCATCGAATAGGGACATTAATTCAATAAAAGACCTTGATGGAAAGATTATTTCTTTCGGATATGCTGGCGGAGGAAGTGATTTTACAGGAAGAGAGCTTATGGAGTTCTTTGGGATAAAGCCTAAGGAGATTGTCAATGCTAGCTGGACAGACGTTGGCGGTATGCTTGGGGACGGACTGGTTGATGCGATATTCTATCTTGCTGGACATCCAGCTTCGTTTATTCAGGAATTAGAAATGCAACACGAACTCAAGTTCTTTGGGCTTACTGATGACGAGTTTAAACAATTCCAGGAAGAAAAACCATATTATAATGTAGGCACCCTAAAAAGCGGCACTTATAAGGGAATGACAGATGATTACAAAGCACTTCAAGGATGGAACTTTATCATTGTATCTCCAGAACTTTCAGAAGATTTTGTATACCTGATTACTAAAACAACTTGGGAAAACGTAGAGGCAATTCACAATGCTCACGTAAGCTTTGTACAGACGGATTTAGAGAATGTAAAATACATGAACTTACCATTACATCCAGGTGCTAAGAAGTATTATGAAGAGAAGAATGTTGAACTGCCCCAATTACCATCGCCTCCTAAAAACTGA
- a CDS encoding aminopeptidase P family protein has translation MYYAVDWVDRVDFAKMREMRVERLRETMVKHNLDALITFRAENIRYMTNMRPLWWPISFLSRNASMMTQTSSPTLYVTSGDAPRCRATMTWMDPEDIKPCGTMEEPGIVDTMIKQFVQTLREKGFKKGRVGVDAGTFVMLEKLKAALPDCEVVDGDACVIEAKAILNSEEIKLMRLSSKIAEIGMQTAIDNIRTGARNCEILGEVMKVFYSFGMEVPQCNLIVTSGEETAPLHRFASDRTIRYGDLVFMDLGGCFNGYFSDFTRTVVHGKPNDMQKRIYNAVYEEMMVVHELLKPGHTNEELNIAARNVIKKHGFEEWGFHGVLGHSIGVSGLCAPLIGEISASGGEVFEFQPGMCFSCEPAILVPNVPGGGGVRLEDTILVTETGNEILTKHPYCEDLLG, from the coding sequence ATGTATTACGCGGTAGATTGGGTAGATAGGGTTGATTTCGCAAAAATGCGAGAGATGCGTGTCGAGCGCTTGCGGGAAACAATGGTGAAGCATAACCTGGATGCGCTGATAACTTTCAGAGCAGAAAACATCAGGTACATGACTAACATGAGGCCCTTGTGGTGGCCAATATCTTTCCTGTCCAGAAATGCTTCAATGATGACACAGACCAGCAGCCCGACGCTTTATGTAACCAGCGGAGATGCACCGCGCTGCCGTGCTACAATGACATGGATGGATCCGGAGGATATTAAGCCCTGCGGAACAATGGAAGAGCCCGGTATTGTTGATACCATGATAAAACAGTTCGTACAAACCCTAAGAGAAAAAGGCTTTAAAAAGGGAAGAGTTGGTGTTGACGCAGGTACCTTTGTAATGCTTGAGAAGCTAAAAGCAGCCCTTCCGGATTGTGAGGTTGTTGACGGTGATGCGTGTGTAATAGAAGCTAAAGCGATTTTGAACTCCGAAGAGATAAAACTAATGAGACTGTCATCCAAAATAGCCGAAATAGGTATGCAGACAGCAATTGACAATATAAGGACTGGTGCAAGGAACTGCGAAATACTGGGCGAAGTGATGAAGGTATTCTACTCGTTTGGCATGGAAGTGCCTCAGTGCAACCTTATAGTTACCTCTGGAGAAGAGACAGCTCCACTCCATCGTTTTGCTTCAGACAGAACTATAAGATACGGTGATTTGGTATTCATGGACCTGGGCGGCTGCTTCAACGGGTATTTCTCGGACTTTACAAGGACAGTAGTGCATGGCAAGCCCAATGATATGCAAAAGCGTATTTACAATGCAGTGTACGAAGAAATGATGGTTGTGCATGAATTGCTTAAACCCGGGCATACCAACGAAGAGTTAAATATTGCCGCCCGTAATGTTATCAAGAAGCATGGTTTTGAAGAGTGGGGATTCCACGGAGTATTAGGACACTCCATAGGCGTTTCAGGGCTCTGCGCACCGCTAATTGGAGAAATATCGGCTTCCGGTGGAGAAGTTTTTGAATTCCAGCCCGGTATGTGTTTCTCGTGTGAGCCGGCAATACTGGTACCCAATGTTCCCGGTGGCGGTGGAGTACGATTGGAGGACACTATACTCGTAACTGAAACAGGTAATGAAATATTGACAAAACATCCATATTGCGAGGATTTGCTGGGTTAA
- a CDS encoding TRAP transporter permease: MAPETEDVKIQKLLDEYEKRKRTFSGRTAQIITIIAVAGSLWHIYALGIAATSVILLRNLHVMFGFILIPLLYPGFDRNEKISFFDILMVLSGIAVTIYVFMQDHSFILRAGVSPTQGDIIFGVIAIFLVLAITKRVLGWPLVIVALAFMVYAKFGSYFPGMFIGRNYSLSRIISYVFNIDGIYGITTGVSSTYVVLFILFGAFLKNSGAGELYTDLSYAIAGRAKGGPAKVSVISSALFGTISGSGIANVVTTGSMTIPLMKKSGFRKEYAGAVEAVASTGGQIMPPVMGAGAFLMAEMIGVPYKDVMIAAILPALLYFVTTFFVIDLRAGKDGLVGLKAEELPSIKEVIRTKGHLILPLIMLLYALIIQGATPIRAAFLSIIACVVVSYFRKVTRMDIKSILNALETGIYGSLEVIAACACAGIIMALVSLTGIGLKLSTLIVILAGSSLFLALILTAVIIVILSMGLPTTACYLIGAAIMAPALTQLGISPLQSHLFIFYFACLSGITPPVALAAYPAGAIAKANPVTVSFVAFRMAIVGFIIPFIMVYSPAILLIGKPLEVAIVVVTSLVGAYAIAVATEGWFKKSLHMLGRVLLLVGGICMIVPGSMTDFPGIVLIVLGYLVGTRFNKKLRNCRL, translated from the coding sequence ATGGCTCCAGAAACAGAAGATGTAAAAATACAAAAGCTTTTGGATGAATATGAAAAAAGAAAAAGAACTTTTTCTGGTAGAACGGCACAGATAATAACTATAATAGCGGTAGCAGGTTCACTGTGGCATATATATGCATTGGGTATTGCGGCAACATCGGTAATATTATTAAGAAATTTACACGTTATGTTTGGTTTCATATTAATACCATTGCTTTATCCTGGTTTTGATAGAAACGAAAAAATTTCGTTCTTTGACATACTTATGGTTTTATCAGGAATAGCTGTAACAATATATGTATTTATGCAAGACCACAGTTTTATTTTGAGAGCAGGAGTAAGCCCAACCCAGGGGGATATAATATTTGGAGTAATAGCTATATTTTTGGTTCTCGCAATTACCAAAAGGGTATTAGGTTGGCCCTTGGTAATTGTTGCTCTAGCTTTTATGGTTTACGCAAAATTCGGAAGCTATTTTCCAGGTATGTTTATTGGAAGAAACTACTCGTTATCAAGAATTATCAGTTATGTCTTTAATATAGACGGAATATACGGGATAACAACAGGGGTTTCGTCCACATATGTAGTGCTATTTATTCTTTTCGGAGCATTTTTGAAGAACTCTGGTGCGGGCGAGTTATATACCGATTTATCTTATGCTATTGCTGGCAGAGCGAAGGGTGGTCCTGCAAAAGTTTCGGTAATTTCAAGTGCTCTTTTTGGCACCATATCTGGAAGTGGGATAGCTAACGTAGTAACAACTGGCTCAATGACTATTCCATTAATGAAAAAATCAGGATTTAGGAAAGAGTATGCAGGGGCGGTAGAAGCAGTTGCCTCTACCGGTGGTCAAATAATGCCTCCAGTAATGGGAGCAGGAGCATTTTTGATGGCAGAGATGATTGGCGTGCCCTATAAAGATGTGATGATCGCAGCCATACTTCCTGCATTACTCTATTTTGTTACTACTTTTTTTGTCATTGACTTAAGGGCAGGAAAAGATGGGTTAGTAGGTCTTAAAGCAGAAGAACTGCCGAGCATTAAAGAAGTGATAAGAACTAAGGGTCACTTGATTCTTCCGCTGATAATGCTGTTATATGCTCTCATTATTCAGGGTGCAACACCTATAAGAGCGGCTTTTCTATCGATTATTGCTTGCGTAGTAGTTTCTTACTTCAGGAAAGTTACAAGAATGGATATAAAAAGTATATTAAACGCATTGGAAACAGGGATATATGGTTCTTTAGAAGTTATTGCCGCATGCGCTTGTGCAGGAATAATAATGGCATTAGTTTCTTTAACAGGGATAGGTCTTAAACTGTCAACCTTGATAGTAATACTAGCTGGCTCCAGTTTATTCTTAGCTCTTATTTTAACCGCTGTAATTATTGTAATACTCAGTATGGGATTGCCGACAACAGCATGTTATCTTATAGGTGCTGCCATAATGGCACCCGCATTAACCCAATTGGGTATTAGCCCATTGCAATCTCATTTGTTTATTTTTTATTTTGCTTGTCTAAGCGGTATCACCCCTCCAGTAGCATTAGCAGCATATCCAGCAGGGGCGATAGCCAAAGCGAATCCTGTAACAGTCAGTTTTGTTGCATTTAGAATGGCTATTGTAGGTTTTATAATTCCATTTATCATGGTTTATTCCCCCGCTATTCTCCTAATTGGTAAACCATTGGAAGTGGCTATTGTAGTTGTAACTTCTTTGGTAGGCGCATATGCTATCGCAGTGGCTACTGAAGGCTGGTTCAAAAAATCTTTGCATATGCTGGGAAGAGTATTGCTGCTGGTTGGTGGAATATGCATGATTGTTCCAGGTTCGATGACTGACTTTCCAGGAATCGTACTTATTGTATTAGGTTACCTTGTAGGCACAAGATTTAATAAAAAATTGCGAAATTGTAGGTTATAA
- a CDS encoding alcohol dehydrogenase catalytic domain-containing protein: MKANVLTKPKKLDFVDVALPRLKHHEVLVKVGCVGICGTDISVYRGDYAAKENVILGHEYDGIVTEVGPEVSKVKVGEHVASQASWGCGKCYWCYNGMASYCQKPIMLGRTIDGSLAEYIIVPENVLLKISSNVNPIEAQSVVGVATALRALYRSGIRIGDSVLLIGPGYSGLIMQQLCKLAGAKEVGMIGTRDSRLQIAKHLGADFIWNNKQDPDWEKNVLERTGNVGFDICIEASGTVSALLSAVKMVKKGGTIVQFGTSFNYIDGLPQKDFYSKEISMVGSKGGYGFYPKAIELLEQKKVKIEPLITHRFPLREAARAFEVMDKRLDNVMRAVVFCNEG, from the coding sequence TTGAAAGCCAATGTATTAACAAAACCAAAAAAGCTTGATTTTGTCGATGTTGCACTTCCAAGACTTAAGCACCACGAAGTGTTAGTGAAGGTTGGCTGTGTGGGAATCTGTGGAACCGACATTTCTGTATATAGAGGTGATTATGCTGCCAAGGAAAATGTTATATTAGGCCATGAGTATGACGGTATTGTAACCGAAGTAGGACCCGAGGTTAGCAAGGTTAAGGTAGGCGAACATGTTGCTTCCCAGGCAAGTTGGGGCTGTGGGAAATGCTATTGGTGTTACAATGGGATGGCTTCGTACTGCCAAAAACCAATTATGTTGGGTAGGACCATAGATGGCTCCCTGGCAGAGTATATCATTGTACCAGAAAACGTACTGCTGAAAATTAGCAGCAACGTAAATCCAATAGAAGCTCAAAGTGTGGTTGGAGTAGCTACTGCCTTAAGAGCTCTGTATCGTTCAGGGATAAGGATTGGGGACAGTGTGTTGCTTATCGGACCTGGATACAGTGGATTGATAATGCAGCAGCTTTGTAAGCTTGCCGGTGCAAAGGAGGTAGGAATGATTGGAACAAGGGACTCCCGGTTGCAAATAGCAAAACATTTAGGGGCAGACTTTATCTGGAATAACAAACAGGATCCTGACTGGGAAAAGAACGTGCTTGAGAGAACAGGCAACGTTGGGTTTGACATTTGCATAGAGGCATCGGGAACTGTATCGGCGTTGTTGTCAGCAGTAAAAATGGTCAAAAAAGGGGGAACTATTGTTCAATTTGGTACTTCTTTCAATTATATTGACGGATTGCCGCAAAAAGACTTTTACAGCAAAGAGATTTCAATGGTTGGTTCAAAAGGAGGATATGGATTTTATCCAAAGGCAATAGAACTATTGGAACAGAAAAAGGTTAAGATTGAACCCCTTATCACCCATAGGTTCCCATTGAGAGAAGCAGCAAGGGCTTTTGAAGTTATGGACAAAAGGCTGGATAATGTAATGAGGGCAGTAGTATTTTGCAATGAGGGATAG